One Candidatus Hydrogenedentota bacterium DNA window includes the following coding sequences:
- a CDS encoding tandem-95 repeat protein translates to LSATDPDGDALAFTAAGLPAFASLVDHGDGTATLTLAPGYDDSGSYPGVEITVTDDGEPPLSDSETITITVADVPVETLEISREVSPERYTPGQTLDVAVTFTYDGSDPVTALGLFETLPDGWTYVEPVSGPSAVISPTPGQGGTLEFAWLAVPAFPATFVYRVEVPAEESGTQMISGYAEYRLCCDPIQTSVLETSIPEQSAPVANPDSYTVPEDQTLTIVAPGVLGNDTDAEGNALAAVLVTGPGHGALTFNADGSFVYTPAANYNGADSFTYRANDGSLDSNEAAVTITVTPVNDAPVADAGDDQINALTGRTITLDGSDSYDVDGDLIAYEWRFQTLPPASALTDNDIAGWDTASPSFIPDVAGDFVLELVVRDYELDSDPDYVMVSADAQAAPNADAGGNQETLLGDVVVLDGCSSYDPDNGPEPLTYAWSFFSVAAGSALTDDDIVDSTLCSASFTPDVAGVYELVLTVSDGFESDIAVAVITVTEQENVPPVADAGSDQSVAYGTQAYLDGSASYDPDSGPQPLAFLWSFVSLPALSGLTNDDISGRTTALPWFTPDVAGNYVLQLEVTDGEDTATDNVEVICVKELTFQDVTGRVSMSTANESAYMTSRITRMMVCTADLTITNVSTETIELPIHAVFVGTAPGSIPGRWQIDMPEASGQRENGDFYYDLGEKTGITELLPGQSVTFQIKFVFHFSLLHRFSEVIQVWGMAP, encoded by the coding sequence CGCTGAGCGCGACGGACCCGGACGGGGACGCGCTGGCGTTCACGGCGGCGGGCCTGCCTGCGTTTGCGAGCCTGGTGGACCACGGGGACGGGACGGCGACCTTGACCCTTGCCCCCGGCTATGACGATTCCGGGAGCTACCCGGGCGTGGAGATCACGGTTACGGACGATGGCGAACCGCCGTTGAGCGACAGCGAGACGATCACGATCACGGTAGCGGACGTGCCAGTCGAGACACTCGAAATCTCCCGTGAAGTTTCGCCTGAGCGGTACACTCCGGGTCAGACCCTGGACGTTGCCGTGACGTTCACATACGACGGGTCCGACCCCGTGACGGCGCTCGGCCTGTTCGAAACACTGCCTGATGGCTGGACGTACGTCGAGCCGGTCAGTGGGCCGTCCGCAGTGATATCGCCGACGCCCGGCCAAGGCGGGACTCTGGAGTTCGCTTGGCTGGCCGTGCCGGCGTTCCCTGCAACGTTTGTATATCGCGTGGAGGTTCCTGCTGAGGAAAGCGGGACACAGATGATCTCCGGCTATGCTGAGTACCGTCTGTGCTGCGACCCAATCCAAACGTCTGTTCTGGAGACATCTATTCCAGAGCAGAGTGCGCCGGTCGCGAACCCGGATTCGTATACGGTGCCCGAAGACCAGACGCTGACGATTGTGGCGCCGGGTGTCTTGGGCAACGATACCGATGCGGAGGGCAACGCGTTGGCGGCGGTGTTGGTGACTGGCCCCGGCCACGGTGCTCTGACGTTCAATGCGGATGGGTCGTTCGTATACACGCCCGCGGCGAATTACAACGGCGCGGACAGCTTCACGTACAGGGCCAACGACGGCTCGCTTGACAGCAACGAAGCGGCGGTGACCATCACGGTCACGCCGGTCAACGATGCGCCGGTTGCGGACGCGGGCGATGACCAGATCAACGCGCTCACCGGCCGGACAATCACCCTGGACGGCAGCGACTCGTACGACGTGGACGGCGACTTGATCGCTTACGAGTGGCGTTTCCAGACTCTGCCGCCCGCGAGTGCGTTGACGGACAACGATATCGCCGGTTGGGATACCGCCAGTCCGTCGTTCATTCCGGACGTTGCGGGCGATTTCGTGCTCGAGCTGGTGGTGAGGGACTACGAGCTGGACAGTGATCCGGATTACGTGATGGTCTCGGCTGACGCGCAGGCTGCCCCGAACGCTGATGCCGGCGGGAATCAGGAGACCTTGCTCGGCGATGTGGTGGTGCTGGATGGATGCAGCAGTTACGACCCGGACAATGGTCCGGAGCCTCTTACGTACGCCTGGAGCTTCTTCAGCGTGGCGGCCGGGAGCGCGTTGACGGACGACGACATCGTCGACAGTACCTTGTGCAGTGCGTCGTTCACGCCGGACGTGGCGGGGGTGTACGAACTGGTGCTCACCGTATCGGATGGGTTTGAATCTGATATCGCTGTAGCCGTTATCACGGTTACGGAGCAGGAGAACGTGCCGCCGGTTGCCGATGCCGGCTCTGACCAGAGTGTTGCGTATGGAACCCAAGCCTATCTCGATGGGTCGGCCAGTTATGACCCGGATAGCGGGCCTCAGCCATTGGCGTTCCTGTGGAGTTTTGTCTCCCTGCCGGCTCTTAGCGGGCTGACCAATGACGACATTTCCGGGCGGACGACGGCGCTTCCCTGGTTCACTCCGGATGTGGCCGGGAACTACGTGCTGCAGCTGGAAGTGACGGATGGCGAGGACACGGCGACGGACAATGTCGAGGTCATCTGCGTAAAAGAACTGACTTTCCAGGACGTGACCGGCCGCGTCTCCATGAGTACTGCCAACGAAAGCGCGTACATGACAAGTCGCATCACGCGCATGATGGTTTGCACGGCAGACCTGACCATTACCAATGTTTCAACGGAAACAATTGAACTCCCGATACACGCCGTTTTCGTGGGCACTGCGCCAGGATCGATTCCCGGTCGCTGGCAGATCGATATGCCGGAAGCCAGCGGCCAGAGGGAGAATGGTGATTTCTATTACGATTTGGGCGAGAAGACCGGTATCACGGAGTTGCTCCCCGGGCAATCCGTGACGTTCCAGATCAAGTTTGTGTTCCATTTCTCGTTGCTTCACCGATTCTCCGAGGTGATTCAGGTGTGGGGCATGGCGCCATAA